ATATTCATTAAACACTTAACGAGCATATAACCGGGATTATAAACATCATAACTCTAATACCAATACCAATGAAGTAAATAGATAGTTTCGAGATATACCCAAAATTGTAGCGGAAGCGAAAAGATCGTTGTTTATATCACCGGTCTAGAAAAGCAATCACAGATGGAAAGCTTACATGGTTCACAACTTAAGATTCCCTTGTCTTGTTTGCATCGAATATACGCGAACGGGACAAGAACAATATCTCGTCTTCCTTTTTCTCTTCATTTGTGTGTGTATTTGTTTGCTCTTacttgtgtgttttttttttcgcAAAGAGAAATGGCTCTATTTATAAGGCCATACAAGTGAAACTCCAGGCATATCAATGGTCTCCATTAATCATTATATAATTTCTATTGATCACGTAGATTAAAACTTCCAATGATATTAAAGGTCTACATTAATCTACATTAATCCTTAGATTAATGATCAAGTAACAACTGATTTAATTCCCAAATTAACTTCTAAGTTAATGTGGTATCACTCTTGTTGACATAAATGAGTTTGTTGGTGTACACTAATATATTTGTAACAATTTTTTAATTTGGATAGTTGTAATCGATTATTAAGAGTTTAATTGGTTGGTTATGCCGATGTTTTTAGACGTGTGTTCAAAATTTTCTCCATTTTGAAGTTTTTTTTTATGTTGAATGTCAGAAATTCATGAGAGACTATGATCCGTTCCAACTACCACCAGCCATAGGCGATCAAAGCCACCACTTTTTATTGTATCAGGAATTGTGCATGGGAATCTAAAAGCATTCATATGAGAACGGGTTTATCATAATACCATAAAATGGAATTGGTTATATAGTCTATCATTTTTAAGGCTCTATTTTAGAGTTTAATTTTGGAGAGAATGGAAAAGAATAGGAAAGAAGTTAGATGAAATTGGTGTTCCAGAATTATAATATTAAAGAAATAGAAGGAAGTGAATAGATAGATTGGGTGCATCTGTTTACCTCTTAATAGAATGGTTTAACACTGAATGTTGAACCATTTAACATTCAGTGCGTTTcattctgacctctgaatgaattatagtgctgaatggttcagcattcaatgatgaaccattcatagttaaaacaaTCTTTTAACCATTAAGAGCCAAAAAATTTATATGATATTCTTCTTAAGTCGTATCCAGAGCacttattaaatacatatattgaAGTTTTTGTTAACCTTAAACGATAATAAGTTGATTTAATCCATTAATATTGTTTatttaaaatgattatcaaacagcttattgttATTCAGAACTAAATTCATTCAGAacttttgaatcattcagattatgaatcaATTACTGCttaatcattcatatttatcaaacGCAGATGTAACAGAACCTAAATGTAAAATCGGCGTCTTACATGGTATGAAATGTGAACCTTTTGAGTAAATTTATGGTACGAAAAGTGAACCTTTTGATGAAATTTAGAAGGCGCGTCTTACATGGTATGAAAAGCGAACCTTTTGAGTAAATTTAGAAGGAGTATTTGAACAAATAGGGCTGCTTACTATTGTTTAGAAGGCACGTCATGTGATGGTATGAAAAGTGAACCTTCTGGTGCAGTGAGCCAGTGAACACATAGGCTGCTTAGATGCAGGTTTTCaattataaaacgaatttagactAATAAGAACCACGACTAATTTATATAATACGGGACACACTCTATCAAATTACTAAATTGAACTAAACTGTTTCGAACAGATACGAATAAACTTGACATATACCATTATATTTTAAACATCAATACAAAATTTTTATGTATAATTTCGCGAAGTCAGGGGTTATAAAGTAGTTTTATAATATTATAAGACGAGACAATACACAATTTTAAGAACTCGTAGACTTTGCTTTTTAATCTATATCTATAAGTAAATAGAAAAAGATGTGTCATTTTCTTTGAGGCGAGTGTATAATTAATTCATTTAGCTCTTTGGGTTAATTTAACAAAAGATCATATTGAATTGATCCAGATCATATGGGCTAACCCAACCAAAGGGAATACCAAAAATAAAGAACTCATCGTACGTACGATGATCTACTCAAAATCGGCCTATGTCCTACGCAGCCTAAACTACCCTTATACATAATACTCTTATTTGTTCCACGCAAAAATCAAAAGAAGTTTTCATCGTATTTGGTTGAGCTTTTCCTCAAATGCGGCTTTGAGACCATGGGCTTCACGTTACGTATGTTATTACCGATGAGTCTTGGCAATCTATTATTGCGGTTGAAGTTCTATTTATCGGCCTAACCAAACGGCTACTACCCTAGACACCAAACGGGCTCTAAGTTTGGAACTCATTCTTCTTTATGACCTATCATTCCTTCTTTGATTTTGCCATGTCCATACGACAAACCAAAAGACAACAAGTAAGATCAGTGATGGGCCAAGCCAAACCCATCCACTTTCGTTATTTGAGCTAAGGCCCATTTGCCAAATCTTGAGTGAAGCTGTCACATTAACTTTAGTAGCATTGTTGAATAAGAAGATTTTAGCATCGTTGTTAATCGCTTCGGTTGGGTAAATACGTGAAGTAATGCATGTTCTTCCTCCTTGTGCATAACCTTCAACTATCGAATGATCCACCTAAAGAACGTCTCATTAATTAGATCCgatattttgaaagaaaaaaaaaagaattaaaaGTAATAGTAATACACTTATTAATTAAAAAATTACCAAAATTCTCATGGAGAGTTTTTCGCCTTTAAGGACAGGAACGGTACTCCCATAAATAGATTTATCCACATCTTTTGCCATGGAAGATCTAACCAAAAACGAAAGCAACCAAATATATAAACGAGTACTCCCTTTGTACGACTTAGTTCACTTTACTAGGACGAATAGAgtaataattttaacaaaaatttaTCCTTTATACATATGATCCATTTGTTCTGAATGTGCACCGAATAATCCGTCGGTGTATAAACAGAACGTATGGCATTAAATAAATACGAAAAAACAATACCTTGATTGATCAAAGCAGAAAAATGTAGTGAGATCTCCACTTTTGCCTTTAGCGATATAGAAGTAAGCAGGTGTGTGTTCTGTTAAGTTATTGTTTGCAAGAATGGTTAAACCAAATGGACCTAATGCATCTCTCACACCAGCTCCACCATGACCAGCACAATTGTATGGCACACCGGCTCCTACGCGTAATCTATTGGAAAGCTTCTTATCCAACTCAAACTCAACCATTATATCCACCTTTTATGAAAGAATTCATCTCAAACTTATTACTAACATAACAAGCAATTACTATAATTTATGTGTTGGTTATCATATAAAAGTGCATGGTTCATGGTTAAGTCTAGTAAAATTATACATTATTACATACCTGAGATGTTGGACCAACATTAAGAGGAATTAGTGAGCCAGTTTCAAGTTTAACATCATTAAACTGTATAAGATTCGATCTGAGTTTCTCCAACTCTGCAATTGGCCATTGAAGTAAATTGGTGCCAGTTGCTGGATCTAACGCAACGGTTCTTGGAATCGCCTGGTAATTTTTACAATGAACAAAAACTATAATAACTTATAACAATGAAAAATGTATTTTGAAATGCAATATGTTTACCATAAGAGACGCCCAACCCTTCTTGATATCCGACTTTTCACTATCAGTTTCTTTAATCCAGCTCCATAAAATCCTTCTTTTCTTATTTtggtcataaaatgttttagatgcGTAATAAATCCCATAATCATATCGTAAACCGTATCCAACGTCGATTTTAGGATCATCTGGTTTCCATTTACCTTTCTTCGGATTATACTTCCCAATTGCGTAATAATCACATCTATCATCATCCATACTAGCTTTAAGTACATGTTTCACATTAGGCCCAATCGCCCCGGTATCAAGCCCAAACTCACTTTTGGAAACCGGGTAAAAATCAACACATTCCCACATTCCAGTTCCCGTGACTTTATGAAGCCACTCTTTTTGTAACTCATAGTTTAAAAAATCCTTGGTGTCATATACTAACACTATTCCGGTTTTATTTACTTTGGACCCGATCACTGTGCGCCATTTCCCCTCTGGGGTGAGCCAGGCAGTGGTAGGGTCACGAAAGTCCTTTACACCAATCCCCGGTGGTGGGACCAAGACCGGGTTAGCAGGGGCCTTGATCCAATTAATAAGGAGAGGGTCAGGTGGGTTGGCTGGGTATGCTAAGCATTGGACTTGAACCGATTCGTTGGTTGAACCAGTGTAAAGTATCACAAGTCTGTTATTTGGAAGGATAGTCGTTGACCCGGTCCATACACCATTTACGTCGTACCATTTGTCTCTCTCCATTGCTACTGGAAGATGTCTCCAATGAATCATGTCTCTTGATACGGCATGACCCCACACAATTGGGCCCCACACGGGGGCCTCCGGGCTATACTGGTAAAATAAATGGTACCATCCCTTATAGAATACCGGACCTATCATAAAAGTATTACTCGTATTATTATAACATTTcacatttattatataaaaaatgTAATTAAGATTAATTGGAATGATACTACAGTATACATTAATCAAGTTTGATATAAGTTACCATTTGGATCTGCAAGTATACAACGTCGAAATGCCACCATCAAAATGACGCCGTATAAATTACCAAAAAATCAAAAGGAAAATAAATTAGTAAGTGTGTATGTACTTGAAACATTTTTATTTTTCTATCAATTTATTTATTATTCTTTTAAGATCTATAAAATGGCTACAAATATTGATTAGTTACATAGAAAAGTAAATGTTTGTACAATGAAACATCATGAAATTTTTACCGTTCATCCAATTCTCTCCTGGATAAAAATGAAATGCGGGTGCTTGCCAACTTAACATGTCATCTGCCCATGAAAAAGATGATGCGTTATATGGTAATTTGAACGATTTATCTGATATACCTTGTTTTACTGGATTCATCCTCTCTGGCAATGGCAGGTCGTAATCATATTCAGGGATGTGTACATTGCCGATAATTAACGCCACCAATAAGCCAATagccaacaacccagaaatcagaAGAAGAACTGGTTTACTGGGTTGTTGCTCGTTTTCTTGATCGTTTAAAGGTTGACTTGCGTCCAACAATGGGACATAACCATGATCCGGTTCTTGAATATAGGTTGTCCCTGTTGGGTTTTCGACATCAGATGTAGTTTTGGATTTCATTTTGGTTAAGTGTTATGG
This genomic window from Rutidosis leptorrhynchoides isolate AG116_Rl617_1_P2 chromosome 2, CSIRO_AGI_Rlap_v1, whole genome shotgun sequence contains:
- the LOC139888599 gene encoding acid beta-fructofuranosidase 2, vacuolar-like, coding for MKSKTTSDVENPTGTTYIQEPDHGYVPLLDASQPLNDQENEQQPSKPVLLLISGLLAIGLLVALIIGNVHIPEYDYDLPLPERMNPVKQGISDKSFKLPYNASSFSWADDMLSWQAPAFHFYPGENWMNDPNGPVFYKGWYHLFYQYSPEAPVWGPIVWGHAVSRDMIHWRHLPVAMERDKWYDVNGVWTGSTTILPNNRLVILYTGSTNESVQVQCLAYPANPPDPLLINWIKAPANPVLVPPPGIGVKDFRDPTTAWLTPEGKWRTVIGSKVNKTGIVLVYDTKDFLNYELQKEWLHKVTGTGMWECVDFYPVSKSEFGLDTGAIGPNVKHVLKASMDDDRCDYYAIGKYNPKKGKWKPDDPKIDVGYGLRYDYGIYYASKTFYDQNKKRRILWSWIKETDSEKSDIKKGWASLMAIPRTVALDPATGTNLLQWPIAELEKLRSNLIQFNDVKLETGSLIPLNVGPTSQVDIMVEFELDKKLSNRLRVGAGVPYNCAGHGGAGVRDALGPFGLTILANNNLTEHTPAYFYIAKGKSGDLTTFFCFDQSRSSMAKDVDKSIYGSTVPVLKGEKLSMRILVDHSIVEGYAQGGRTCITSRIYPTEAINNDAKIFLFNNATKVNVTASLKIWQMGLSSNNESGWVWLGPSLILLVVFWFVVWTWQNQRRNDRS